In Acaryochloris marina S15, a single genomic region encodes these proteins:
- a CDS encoding pentapeptide repeat-containing protein codes for MKAKKLLQLYKAGERDFQDINLHGESLKGQNLSDANFCGADIRGTDFSQACLKGSSFRLAKAGLQNNWLHIFGITAYLLTGLSGLLAEGISALVFTNSFGYCLVIYIILITLWIFEIQKGFKTFLFSFISSLSIFINVFIFVYIFLPVVDQETNKISIIILLSSTILSFCIFFAFIKFKSLKTYHQRLHESMFLYAFLLLPTFFELFTKNPDKFILGCIYFFNSFWISFLISTAITWIIFCMGMPFFFSYILQDDIGIATAILSSCIGIAIAFTAIDNASLFSLLLPLTVITLSIYMTRGFLSIQYKDSPIESLAVAIACMGGTSFRKADLTDASFSQADLGCTDFRQAKLTPTVLTQTKNLNRVRSSDSYYQICQNYFGLFIQILTDQKTP; via the coding sequence ATGAAAGCCAAAAAACTATTACAGCTCTATAAGGCTGGAGAACGAGATTTCCAAGACATTAATTTGCACGGAGAATCGCTTAAAGGCCAGAATTTATCAGATGCGAACTTTTGTGGTGCAGATATTCGGGGTACAGACTTCAGCCAGGCATGCCTTAAAGGTTCAAGTTTCAGACTAGCAAAAGCTGGCTTGCAAAATAACTGGCTTCATATCTTCGGTATCACTGCATACTTATTAACAGGCTTAAGTGGCCTATTAGCAGAAGGAATTAGTGCTTTAGTTTTCACTAATTCTTTTGGGTATTGCCTAGTAATTTATATCATCCTAATCACTCTTTGGATATTCGAAATTCAGAAAGGATTTAAAACATTTCTTTTTAGCTTTATTTCATCTTTATCTATTTTTATCAATGTTTTTATCTTTGTCTATATTTTCTTGCCAGTAGTAGATCAAGAGACAAATAAAATCTCGATCATCATTCTTTTGTCAAGCACTATTCTCAGCTTTTGTATTTTCTTCGCGTTCATTAAATTCAAGTCCTTGAAGACATACCATCAAAGACTGCATGAGTCGATGTTTTTGTATGCTTTCTTGCTCCTCCCTACTTTTTTTGAACTGTTTACCAAGAATCCTGACAAATTCATCTTAGGTTGTATTTATTTTTTTAACAGCTTTTGGATATCATTTTTAATCTCTACTGCCATTACATGGATAATTTTTTGTATGGGCATGCCGTTCTTTTTTTCTTATATCCTTCAAGATGACATTGGCATTGCAACCGCTATTTTAAGTAGTTGCATAGGTATTGCCATAGCATTTACTGCCATTGATAATGCAAGTTTGTTTTCACTACTTCTTCCATTAACAGTAATTACTCTTAGTATTTATATGACAAGGGGATTCCTATCCATACAATACAAAGATTCCCCTATTGAATCTCTTGCAGTTGCGATCGCTTGTATGGGTGGTACCTCTTTCCGAAAGGCTGACTTAACAGATGCGAGTTTTAGCCAAGCGGATTTAGGATGTACTGATTTTAGGCAGGCAAAATTAACACCTACAGTTCTCACTCAAACAAAGAATCTAAATCGGGTCCGTTCTTCAGATTCTTATTATCAAATTTGTCAAAATTACTTCGGTCTATTCATACAGATATTGACAGACCAAAAAACTCCCTAG
- the chrA gene encoding chromate efflux transporter produces the protein MIQSEIESVPVQPLSQRLIELAKVFLKLGTIGFGGPQAHIAMANDEAVVRRQWLTPEQFTEGLAVCEMLPGPASTQMGIYIGYVRAGQLGALVSGFCFITPAFLIVVALAWGYFRFQGLPQINDIFLGVSPVVIAIILAFCWKLAKKTLKDFVGIGIAIAIFILTLTTSINVLIQFILAGLIGLWWFRPRGTDHSIRGWWIPPTPLLLANLPVDTLTLSSFWGLERIGEFLLPLTTFFLKVGSFIFGGGLVIIPLLEFEVVEKLHWLTQTEFINGVAIGQLSPGPVVLTAAFVGFKVAGVLGALVSTIAIFAPSFAFIMLAAPLLVRARENPWIRAFLKGVTPAVLGAIAAATIPLLRTTLTQPTLFYSITSGVIGLLALGALIRYKAPTWLLVPLGAGLGLIVGVMPA, from the coding sequence ATGATTCAGTCAGAGATCGAGTCTGTTCCTGTACAACCCCTATCCCAACGCCTGATTGAATTAGCCAAGGTGTTCTTGAAACTAGGAACTATCGGCTTTGGCGGCCCCCAAGCTCATATCGCCATGGCCAATGACGAAGCGGTCGTTCGCCGCCAATGGCTGACGCCGGAACAGTTCACTGAAGGGTTGGCCGTTTGCGAAATGCTGCCTGGTCCTGCCTCAACCCAAATGGGTATTTATATTGGCTATGTTCGGGCAGGGCAACTAGGAGCATTAGTATCCGGCTTCTGCTTTATTACACCTGCCTTTTTAATTGTGGTGGCCTTGGCTTGGGGCTATTTTCGCTTCCAAGGACTGCCTCAGATTAATGATATTTTCCTGGGGGTTTCACCGGTGGTGATTGCCATTATTCTGGCCTTTTGCTGGAAGTTGGCGAAGAAAACCCTAAAGGATTTTGTGGGGATTGGCATTGCGATCGCAATCTTTATCCTCACCCTCACCACCTCCATCAACGTCTTAATCCAATTTATTTTGGCTGGACTCATAGGGCTCTGGTGGTTCCGCCCCCGAGGAACGGATCATTCTATCCGGGGTTGGTGGATACCGCCTACTCCTTTATTACTGGCTAATCTACCAGTGGACACCCTGACCCTCTCTAGCTTTTGGGGACTCGAACGAATCGGTGAGTTCCTCCTCCCTCTAACAACCTTTTTCCTTAAGGTGGGCAGCTTTATCTTTGGGGGTGGTCTGGTCATCATTCCTTTACTGGAATTTGAAGTGGTCGAAAAGTTGCACTGGTTAACCCAAACGGAGTTTATCAACGGCGTTGCCATTGGTCAGTTATCGCCAGGACCTGTGGTGTTAACAGCAGCATTTGTCGGCTTTAAGGTGGCAGGTGTATTGGGAGCCTTGGTCTCAACGATTGCTATTTTTGCCCCTTCGTTTGCCTTTATTATGCTGGCAGCTCCTTTGCTTGTGCGAGCCCGAGAGAATCCCTGGATTCGGGCTTTTTTAAAGGGGGTTACGCCTGCAGTACTGGGTGCGATCGCAGCCGCCACCATCCCCCTCCTCAGAACAACCTTGACTCAACCAACCCTGTTCTATTCCATCACTTCTGGGGTAATTGGACTCCTCGCCTTAGGGGCCTTGATCCGCTACAAAGCTCCCACCTGGCTTCTAGTCCCCCTCGGTGCGGGTTTAGGATTAATAGTGGGAGTCATGCCTGCCTAG
- a CDS encoding D-hexose-6-phosphate mutarotase, translating into MNIEQLNSDYGIADQLQFSLGKGDLPVIQINNAHAQAVISIYAGQVLSYKPASAPEDLMFLSEKAYYQAGKAIKGGAPICWPWFGPDPEGLGRASHGFVRNRLWAVKSTSTTPNQETKVKLGLVDTPETREIWPQSFELSIEFTVGSTLTIELVTRNTGDQPFSITQALHTYFQVGDIAPLSIKGLEDKAYIDKVDGGLQKQQAGQITIAEEVDRIYLGVSSDLAIADPALNRRIEITASGSQTAVVWNPWVDNAAKMADLQDDDYQKFVCVETANAANEVIEIQPGTANSLSADYRIVQV; encoded by the coding sequence ATGAATATTGAGCAGCTCAATTCGGACTATGGTATTGCCGATCAACTTCAGTTCAGCCTTGGCAAGGGCGATCTTCCCGTCATTCAGATTAATAACGCCCATGCCCAAGCGGTGATCTCTATCTATGCTGGGCAAGTCTTATCCTACAAACCTGCTTCTGCCCCTGAAGACTTGATGTTTCTCAGCGAGAAAGCCTATTACCAGGCGGGCAAAGCCATTAAAGGAGGAGCCCCTATCTGTTGGCCTTGGTTTGGCCCTGACCCTGAGGGCTTAGGGCGAGCCAGTCATGGATTTGTGCGCAATCGGTTGTGGGCTGTGAAATCCACGTCTACCACGCCCAATCAAGAGACCAAGGTCAAACTGGGATTAGTAGATACCCCTGAAACCCGAGAGATTTGGCCCCAATCCTTCGAGCTATCCATTGAATTTACGGTAGGTTCCACCCTCACCATTGAACTGGTGACTCGCAATACAGGTGATCAGCCGTTTTCGATTACTCAGGCCCTTCATACCTATTTTCAAGTGGGAGATATTGCGCCCCTCAGTATTAAAGGTCTGGAGGATAAGGCCTACATTGATAAAGTCGATGGGGGACTGCAAAAACAGCAAGCTGGCCAGATTACGATCGCTGAAGAGGTGGATCGGATTTATTTAGGGGTTTCCTCAGACTTAGCGATTGCAGATCCAGCTCTTAACCGCCGCATCGAAATTACGGCTTCAGGGAGTCAAACGGCTGTGGTTTGGAATCCTTGGGTGGATAATGCTGCCAAGATGGCTGACTTACAGGATGATGATTATCAAAAATTTGTCTGTGTAGAGACCGCAAATGCAGCGAATGAGGTGATTGAGATTCAGCCGGGGACTGCCAACAGCCTATCTGCAGACTATCGAATCGTCCAAGTTTAA
- a CDS encoding urease accessory protein UreD, translated as MQQLARQPDSASWHGRLNLTYEKTAHQTQIQSSYHQAPLNLQRPFYPEGPVCHSVMMHTAGGMVGGDRLSIHVDLQPQSHALLTTTSAGKVYRSNGYAAQQTIHCELAANAVLEWLPLETIVFDQAQFRQSFRVDLGPDAIYCGWEMTRFGRSARGEQFTQGDWRSQTEIWQQGTPLWIDRQWLPGQPEIWYSPHGLAGQPVVGSFLWVGQAVEPRTIQAARELWQPTDAAEGGITRLPLGLICRYRGPSSQAARQWFIQVWNLLRSTHLGRPACPPRVWPL; from the coding sequence ATGCAGCAACTTGCTAGACAGCCAGACTCAGCGAGCTGGCATGGTCGCCTGAATTTGACTTATGAGAAAACAGCTCACCAAACTCAGATTCAAAGTAGTTATCATCAAGCTCCTCTCAATCTGCAACGCCCTTTTTATCCCGAAGGGCCAGTTTGTCATAGTGTGATGATGCATACCGCAGGGGGAATGGTGGGAGGAGATCGTCTCTCCATTCATGTTGATCTACAGCCCCAATCCCACGCCTTGCTGACGACAACATCGGCTGGCAAAGTCTATCGTTCAAATGGGTATGCCGCTCAACAAACGATTCACTGTGAGCTGGCTGCCAATGCAGTTCTAGAATGGCTGCCCTTAGAAACCATCGTCTTTGATCAAGCGCAGTTTCGCCAATCCTTTCGAGTTGATCTGGGGCCAGACGCTATTTACTGCGGTTGGGAGATGACTCGATTTGGTCGCAGTGCCCGAGGTGAACAGTTTACCCAGGGGGATTGGCGATCCCAGACTGAAATCTGGCAGCAAGGCACTCCTCTTTGGATTGATCGACAGTGGTTGCCGGGACAACCAGAGATTTGGTATAGCCCCCATGGATTGGCTGGACAACCGGTCGTTGGCAGCTTTCTTTGGGTCGGGCAGGCGGTAGAACCCAGGACGATTCAGGCAGCTCGTGAACTTTGGCAGCCCACAGATGCTGCTGAGGGGGGGATCACTCGCTTACCCTTGGGGTTGATCTGTCGATATCGTGGTCCCTCTAGTCAAGCGGCCCGTCAATGGTTTATACAGGTGTGGAATCTCTTGCGATCCACCCATTTGGGACGCCCTGCCTGTCCCCCCCGTGTTTGGCCACTCTAA
- the ureA gene encoding urease subunit gamma encodes MQLTPQEKDKLLVFTAALLAERRKDRGIKLNYPEAVAYITAGILEGAREGRTVAELMSYGTTLLSRADVMDGISEMIPEVQVEATFPDGTKLVTVHHPIP; translated from the coding sequence ATGCAACTCACTCCCCAGGAAAAAGATAAATTGCTGGTGTTTACAGCGGCACTGCTAGCGGAACGGCGGAAGGACCGAGGGATAAAGCTCAATTACCCTGAGGCGGTGGCCTATATTACTGCGGGTATTTTAGAAGGGGCACGAGAGGGACGGACCGTTGCTGAATTAATGAGCTATGGCACCACGCTGCTCAGTCGGGCCGATGTTATGGATGGAATTTCGGAGATGATTCCTGAAGTTCAGGTGGAAGCCACATTCCCTGATGGAACCAAGCTCGTGACGGTTCATCATCCTATTCCTTAA
- the arsH gene encoding arsenical resistance protein ArsH, producing the protein MSFDHPPRILFLYGSLRERSYSRLLAEEASRIIEEMGAEVRFFNPRGLPLHGAESDSHPKVQELLTLVQWSEGQVWSSPELHGNISGLMKTQIDWIPLKLGAVRPTQGKTLAVMQVSGGSQSFNAVNTMRLLGRWMRMFTIPNQSSVPKAYQEFHEDGRFKDSAYRDRVVDVMEELYRFTLLLRDKVDDLTDRYSERKAQQQADISKI; encoded by the coding sequence ATGAGCTTTGATCATCCACCTCGGATCTTATTTCTGTATGGCTCTCTAAGAGAGCGTTCCTACAGCCGTCTTCTGGCAGAAGAAGCATCTCGCATTATTGAAGAGATGGGGGCAGAAGTGCGCTTTTTTAACCCTCGGGGACTGCCATTACATGGTGCTGAATCCGATTCCCATCCCAAAGTTCAGGAGCTGCTGACCCTCGTCCAATGGTCAGAGGGGCAGGTTTGGTCCAGTCCAGAGCTCCACGGCAATATTTCTGGGTTGATGAAAACCCAGATTGACTGGATTCCTTTGAAGTTGGGAGCTGTAAGGCCAACCCAAGGCAAGACACTTGCAGTGATGCAGGTCTCCGGGGGTTCCCAGTCTTTTAATGCGGTCAATACAATGCGGCTGCTGGGTCGGTGGATGCGAATGTTTACCATCCCTAATCAATCGTCTGTTCCCAAGGCATATCAGGAATTTCATGAGGATGGACGGTTTAAAGACTCGGCTTATCGTGATCGTGTGGTGGATGTGATGGAAGAACTGTATCGGTTTACTTTGCTGCTTCGCGATAAAGTGGATGACCTCACGGATCGCTACAGTGAACGCAAGGCTCAGCAACAGGCAGACATCTCTAAAATCTAA
- a CDS encoding urease subunit beta, producing MIPGELFPETGDIELNAGRATVKVAVANTGDRPVQVGSHFHFYEVNSALEFDREQVKGMRLDIPAGTAVRFEPGDQRDVTLVPLVGQRKVFGFNGKIQGSL from the coding sequence ATGATTCCTGGCGAACTCTTTCCTGAAACAGGCGATATTGAACTTAATGCAGGCCGGGCAACGGTGAAGGTGGCTGTTGCAAACACCGGCGATCGCCCGGTGCAGGTAGGATCTCATTTTCACTTTTATGAAGTGAATTCAGCTCTCGAATTTGATCGGGAACAAGTGAAAGGGATGCGGCTAGATATTCCTGCGGGAACAGCCGTGCGCTTTGAACCAGGCGACCAGCGGGATGTTACTTTGGTGCCTTTGGTCGGGCAACGAAAAGTGTTCGGATTTAATGGCAAAATTCAAGGTAGTTTATAG